In Rutidosis leptorrhynchoides isolate AG116_Rl617_1_P2 chromosome 6, CSIRO_AGI_Rlap_v1, whole genome shotgun sequence, the DNA window ATTCCAGCCGCGTTACAGCGGCCTCTAATctttttattaatatttcttccattGTGGGGAGTTTTTGCCTGTGAACAGATCTGGTGTTTTGGGTGTTATTGTAAAGGTGGCGATTTTTTTGGTTTTGTAGCGTTTACTGGTTGTTTCATGAGATTAGTTAGTTAACATGCAATTGACCGTGTGACACGTGTCCGTAACATTTTCTACTCCGTATTTAATTTACCTTTTCCCATTGATTAAATCAATCAAATTAAGAAGGTTAAAAAATCATTATTGTTTCCATATTTTtctcctttttattatcttctgatGTGTTTGAGATCTTGTTATActccaattttaacaacaaaaatcaTAAATAAACCTTTTTGAAAGTCGTTGATCGCCATGAAATTAGTCCGTTCGTAAAACTTGTCGGATAACCAGTTTTAAAAAAGTGACAATGTTGTGATTTCTCCTTCCTTCAAAAAACTAATTATGCTTATAATGAAGTATAACTGTTTACATGTAGCAAAAATAACGAATAATGTCAAGTACAATCCGATATTACTCAGCTATATTTACAATACAGTGCTCATTGAGGTCAATATTTTGAAGCATTTACCGTAACCAGACGCACATACATACTCGAGAAAACTAGTTTATTGAACGCTCTTTACTTGCAGGATCTGAACCTGAAAGGAGAGCGTTCGTGTCTCTAGGCGGGCGAGAATCCTGCAAGATATAACAAGGGGCAAACATAAGGACTTACAGAAACAATAAAGTTTTCGCGACATGAATATTGCTTATTTGTGACTAGATTTGGCAAAATGGGTCAAAAGAAGACTCACTGTGCGGTAGGGGAAATCATCTGCTTCAAGCATGTGCACAATTTGTCCCATCGTTGGGCGCTTATTTACGTCCATGTCTATACAACGAAGACACACCAATAATACGCGCTTTAAACCTCTTGAAGGAGGTTGTACGGTTATTTTGGGGTCCACCAACTCTTCACTACGACGACTTGCCACCATTCCCTTAAACCAGTCAACCAAATTCATCTATAATAAATCCAATACCAAACGTTAAAACATGTATCCATTAAGTGAAAATACATCCAATatacattttgggtaactttcgacCCGTTTGACATGTTTCACCCAAGCTCTTCTCAAAAACtaaaattcaaaatataatttatttTACCTCGCCGGGTGCTTTGGAATAATCAACAGGGCTTCTTCCTGTAACGATTTCCATGAGTAAAACACCGAAACTGTAGACATCACTACGCTCGTTTAGCATCCCCGTGCTTGCATAGTCAGGTGATACATATCTGGATATTTAGAGTGTAGTATAAGATTAGAGTGTAACAAAAAGATTGGAAAAATCACAAGATTTGTAAAGTTCACTAACCCAAATGTGCCCATTACTCGTGTGTTCACATAACTTTCCTCAGATCCCAACAACTTCGCCAGTCCAAAGTCGGATACTTTCGCATTGAATTTTCTATCCAGGAGAATATTGCTTGATTTTACATCACGGTGGACAACTTTTGGTTCCAACCCTTCATGTAAATATGCTAGCCTAATGCAAAAAAACTATTGTTAGTATCACAAATCATATGCACTATTAGTTACAGCTAGCAAGATAGACGGAGTTGGTATCGGGTCAGATTGAATTTCAGTGACTTGTAACCCGTTCAAAGCATTTCCCTTTTAGCTACTTTTTTCTTCTAATTTTGATTTTACCCGTTCATAAATAAATGGGCCAGAAATGTCATGTCTGCTACTAATGGTTCAACAATACCCCTACATCAACCATTTGGGTCTTGCCGGTATCAACAACAATAAAAGAACAACCAAATGGAAACGGAAACTATTTGCTCGATTCGTCTTACATATTTGTTAATTCTATTATAATATACAATTCTGGACAAAAAACGTACCCTTTTGCAGTCCCGACTGCAATCTTCATTCGGATATCCCAAGTCAATGGGCTGACAGGTCCAACCTCCCCATGTAACCATTGTTCCAAATTTCCATTGTCAACATACTCATACACGAGTAACCTACGTTACAATTAAGCACAGCCATACTATATTAGTAGCTGGCAGTAGTTATTTAATTACACAAGTTTTTGTCTTTGTGTTAATTATTCTACCACTATGTAAGAGGGTAAAAGTCGGAAaaaaattctaaaaattaaaatcaGACTAATAATTGCATTCACATTTCATTTTCAATTTTGAACCTACAAAGAGTATATATGAAGCCTAAATGCAAGGCTGCAAGCCTTAAGTACCTCTTAGTACCATCCACACAAAATCCGATTAGACCCACGAGGTTTTTATGTCTTACTTTTCCAATGGCTTCGACCTCCACCTTAAATTCCTTCTCTGCCTGGCCCCTACAAAGCATGTGACATTAATAAAGTTAAGTAGTAGTAAGCATTTGGTCATTGAATTATGAATCACGCCAAAATATATTAAATGAATGCACTTGCAGAACAAAATAGAAGAAAATGGATTATCTGCATCTAAAGTCTTCTCCAGCTACTTTACTAAATAAGTTTATTATGAACCATAGTTACTTGATGCAGATCAAGTGAATAAAATAAGACTAGTGCAAGTGCAAGTAGGCAACATTATATAATAAGAGATTAAAAATATGTTACATCACCCTGTCTCCTAACATTATATAATAAGAGATAAAAAATATGTTACAACACGCACCTTCGTTTCACAATCGACCATGTGATCCAGTTTCTTCTGagttaataaaacctatcatttcTAATGTAGATGGTAATCAGATCCATTTTACATAATATTATTCTCCATCTCAATTTATTAGTTTTAACTGGCTTTTATAGCAATTAAAGGACAGTTCTAGCAATTATGCAGAGAAAATACTAAAGTTTACAAGAAAAATCAGTCCTGTACACAAAAATGTgcatttatgttttttttttttagtaatttATACCGATAATCCTTGTGGTTTACATGGAATTACATCAATCCTCCTTATCTTTTGCAAAATACACCGATCAACCCTCCTTATCTTTTTGCAAAATACATCGATTGGTATAATTCACCATCACAGTTACTTTAATAGTTTGACCATTTACAAGATGGAATCTAAACCATTTTATAAGTAAAAACTGAAGAACATAGTGATGGCTAATAATCATCTTGTCTAGACTTTGACccggatttttttttcttttttgatttAAAACATTTTCCAATGATGACTGGGATATTTTTATTGGTGAGATCTAGATTCAAGACAAAGTTTGCATTTTTTTAAATGGAAGAACCAATATGCTTAAGGTAGAAGTTACTCCCTAAGATGGATTAGCTTCAAAAACCTAATCATCTTAATTATTACTATATCTGTACACCATGACACCGTCAACGAGTATATTACGAACATTTATTGTGTTCTTTACGAAAAAAGGACAAGTTGAGGCTGTAAAATACACTGTATAAAGGAAACTACAACGCTTAACGTTTTACAAGTAAAATGAGTTACATCTCAACCAAAAGAATGAATGAATGGAATTGCACATTATACAGTAAGTACTGTGTGCAATATTACAGTATAAAATCCCAAAAATCAAACGTTTTCCTTTTTTTAACGATATGATAAACTTACCATTtgcttaatttttatttttaaatccaAGAATTTTTTTTATATGCAATACCATCTTCAAAGCTAATTGGGACAGCTTGCTAATATGCAAGTATCaaatttagatctaacaaaatctGATCACCTACTACTCCAAAGCGAATCAGTCAAAATCTCAAACCAATAAACATAAACAGAAACCGAATTAATAACATTAATAGAAAGAAAACTAACTTGTTATTAAGCAGATTCTTGACGGCAACAACTGAACCATCCCGTAACACACCTCTATACACAACCGCATACCCACCTTCACCAATCACATTCTCAACCGAAAAATTACCAGTCGCAGTTTCAAGTTCATTCAACCCGTACCATCTCCCCCAACCCATATTACTCAAACCCTCTGCAGATACTGATGAAGCCGCTCCTTCACTCCGCCATGTACCCGATTCGTTACTACCCGAATTCGTATTCCCACTCCCAATATTACCATCAATAACTTGAATTATTGGTTTGATCTCTTCCTCCCCACTTGCATTCTTCTCAAACACACTAAGTTTCGACACATTGTCAACTTTTTCATTTTTTTCCACGGTGACAGCGTTTGAGACCGTCGGTAACATTCGTGACCCTTCAAACGCATCGTACTTGATGATAATAATGAATACATAATACATATAAAGATTAGTTAAAGATACTCGAACAAGGAAAACTTCATAAAATTTTTAGCTGAGTGTATCTTGTATGTAACTGCAATTTTTTGATTAAATACAGAACTGGTTATTGTAATTTGTAAACCAAAACTTACTGGCGGTAATAATAAATAAGAGAAAGGAATAAGACCGGTATACTTCAGTCAAATCGCCACAATTTCCgtcttattttattaatttatttaccaTGACGTTTTATTTAAAGTGCAATTAAACGCAAAATACATACAGCTAGCATTGCACATCATTGTATACATAAATGGAGATTTGAGATATGCATTTTGAATCAAAAGTAGTATTAAACATGACTGACTACGAAGTATGAAATATACAAAACAGAAAGGTTTCATGATCAGTACCTACGACGTCGTTTAGTACTTGAATTACGACGAATACAAAGGAAGATCAAAACGAGAGCTAGTGTAACTATTAAGACGGTAACCGCAATGATGACGTATAGTCTTTGACCAAATATAGTTGTTTTGGAGGCGAGACTAACTCCGCCAGTGGTGGACGGTGTGTTATCGGAAACCGCCATTGTTTCCGACGAGGTCGGTACTGGAATTCAGTGATTTTTTTAATGGTAATAAGGATTTAATGAAATgagcattttatttattttattttagttaAAATTTGGAAGAGAAAATGAGAACAGGGGCTTTAAACGGACATAATGATGCGGAACGAGTGATGTAAATGTAGGCCTAAGATTGAACTATTACAGTTATGCCATTGTAGAATGTAGAAAGATAGTACTGTATATGAATTTGATTGTGGAAATGACAGAATTGCCACTTGCGACGGTGTGTTTAGAAAATCAAACTTGTAGAGGTTACCAGTTTGGTAAGGGCTTAGTTGACCAATTGAAAACTCGATCACCGATTTCAATAACAAATTCTACAATATTAATTTGTTCTAAAACATTTTTTAAGATATGGAGTAATTTTGTTgttgcatttaaaaaaaaaaaaagtgtttgtATACCTCCCTTCAAAATTTTATCGATTATTTTTAgggaaatatattattaataatctatttattattttttaacttttttctcagttggtccctctattataccccaaatcgctagtttggtccctcggtttttaatttggcaatcagagtccctgagttattttgattttgcaattggcgtccctccgtcaaatttctgttaaaaatgtccgttaaccttgtcatgtgcaatgcatgtgagggtaaaatcgtctttttactaaAAACAAGGGACCACCGGCGCAAAAATATCTAAACTAAAAGTGAGGGACCACTGGCGCAAaaaaacttataatgtttatatttttattttataaatttataaaaacatgaatctataaattattattattattattattattattattatatataaaaccttacttTTACTCAACATGTTCTTCACCAAAATCAACATGTTCTTCCCCAAAATTGCAAGccctaattaaaaaaataaaaaaatctagtACATATTACATAATCCCCTTATGAAACCTGAAAAGAAACTTTCTTAATTGTTTATTCACAAATTCATCAAAACTCAAAAACACAAAATCATATTCGAGTTTCATAAAAACCAATTCTGATCCCAATTTCATTTAATGATCTCATTTCTATCTCAGATTATAACAAACACAAAAATTACATATTCATGAATCATATATGCTGAGTTCTTCTTCGTACATAAACATGTGTTCTACATTCAAATCCTAATCTACGAGATCAATTGGATCGAGTTCATCTCTAAAATCGAACACATAACCGTTCTGGTCTCCGGAAACATTTAGCGAAAAGTAAAAGTGCAATTAGATTAAGATTCACATCGTGAATCTCTCTGCCAAATTTCAGATTCAAATTCGTTGTTCTAATCATTATCAACTCATATCTTCTAATTTTATCACCAGGTGAGTGTTTAATTTCGTAAGTAAGGGTTCTGTCATCAATTCATTTAGCCCCAATTATGTTCAAAATTAAGGCACCATCAATTGTTGTTGCTGTTCAACTTAGTtgaactttattatcaattacatgtTCTTATATAACGCATTAAGCAAATTAAGCAATTAATGGGAATGTTTATAAGTTAAATTTGATTTGTAAGTTCCATAAATTCATCCTTGTTCCGTagcttatttttttaattaatttttttggaGCAACAATATGTAACTtggtgttcatgtaatttggtgttCATGTGTTCAAACGATATCCACAAATTAAAAACACAACCAATCGTTTACCTCGAGAATAAGAAAGGATAGTAGATCGTAGGTGGTGGTCGAGAATAAAATCATCGGAGATAGTGTCGATTGTTTATGTTGTTGTAGTTGTAATGAAGGACCGAAGCTTATGAATTGAAATTTATAAAACATCAAgggtataatttatatattttttatatcatATAagcatataaataaaaaatatataaattataagattTTTTGATTTTTTGCGCCGGTGGTCCTTCGTTTTTAGTGAACAAAAGAGTAAAAAGactattttaccctcacatgcaattcACATGATGAGACTTAACGTTCGATTTGGATGGCAAGTTGACGGAGGGACGCTAATTCCAAAATCAAAATAACTCAGGGactctgattgccaaattaaaaaccgagggaccaaactagcgatttggggtataatagagggaccaactgagcaaaaaagtcttATTTTTTTGCATTAGATTTATAAACGAGCATATTGACTCCTCATAGAAGATAAATTTCGGGTAATCAAGCCCTCCGAGTACAAAATCTATGTCATGATCTCCTGGGACGAACCGGAGAGATCCAAAGCCGACCCTGGGATGAACCGgaggtgtaacgaccctggattttccaacgttaattattaataattattattattaatacttgtgattaaacaaatgtatgttattacatttacatgttgccatgattgcccgtacttgattttaattgcccgaaacgtctttgtgacacacgaaacttacacgaataatattttcaagtattatttacattcatgaataagttttattaattattttaattaactaaggttgttatttaattacttgggctttacttggatttatttgttaattacatacaacttgggctttatttttgtacatggacacatgatattgggcttataagcccaccctacattttaagtggactaactagcccactcttgcatgtaagtatcaaattaaatggaaactagttagttaagaacaattggaatcttgttagctCATAATTCCCATGAAACTCCATCTATTAACCACCCTTTTGAACTTTGACATGCTAGTAACCATCAAACAAAGTCctccctcttttttttttttcagctggCCGTGGCCTTGTAGGTGCACAAGAGGGTTtggttgcttttttttttttactacataTACTAAGTATTACTCTTCACATTCCATAACACACTTTTACTTGCTTTCATTTTTACTCTCTTTTCTCTCAaggtttctttctttcttgtaagtaaatggaacttcttttctcttcttcttttcttacaAAAACCTAATTAcacacccttaatcatcatcattg includes these proteins:
- the LOC139856056 gene encoding probable receptor-like serine/threonine-protein kinase At4g34500 isoform X2, which gives rise to MAVSDNTPSTTGGVSLASKTTIFGQRLYVIIAVTVLIVTLALVLIFLCIRRNSSTKRRRSRMLPTVSNAVTVEKNEKVDNVSKLSVFEKNASGEEEIKPIIQVIDGNIGSGNTNSGSNESGTWRSEGAASSVSAEGLSNMGWGRWYGLNELETATGNFSVENVIGEGGYAVVYRGVLRDGSVVAVKNLLNNKGQAEKEFKVEVEAIGKVRHKNLVGLIGFCVDGTKRLLVYEYVDNGNLEQWLHGEVGPVSPLTWDIRMKIAVGTAKGLAYLHEGLEPKVVHRDVKSSNILLDRKFNAKVSDFGLAKLLGSEESYVNTRVMGTFGYVSPDYASTGMLNERSDVYSFGVLLMEIVTGRSPVDYSKAPGEMNLVDWFKGMVASRRSEELVDPKITVQPPSRGLKRVLLVCLRCIDMDVNKRPTMGQIVHMLEADDFPYRTDSRPPRDTNALLSGSDPASKERSIN
- the LOC139856056 gene encoding probable receptor-like serine/threonine-protein kinase At4g34500 isoform X1 yields the protein MLPTVSNAVTVEKNEKVDNVSKLSVFEKNASGEEEIKPIIQVIDGNIGSGNTNSGSNESGTWRSEGAASSVSAEGLSNMGWGRWYGLNELETATGNFSVENVIGEGGYAVVYRGVLRDGSVVAVKNLLNNKGQAEKEFKVEVEAIGKVRHKNLVGLIGFCVDGTKRLLVYEYVDNGNLEQWLHGEVGPVSPLTWDIRMKIAVGTAKGLAYLHEGLEPKVVHRDVKSSNILLDRKFNAKVSDFGLAKLLGSEESYVNTRVMGTFGYVSPDYASTGMLNERSDVYSFGVLLMEIVTGRSPVDYSKAPGEMNLVDWFKGMVASRRSEELVDPKITVQPPSRGLKRVLLVCLRCIDMDVNKRPTMGQIVHMLEADDFPYRTDSRPPRDTNALLSGSDPASKERSIN